In a genomic window of Pseudomonas oryzihabitans:
- the rne gene encoding ribonuclease E, with protein sequence MKRMLINATQPEELRVALVDGQRLFDLDIESGAREQKKANIYKGRITRIEPSLEAAFVDFGADRHGFLPLKEISREYFKKNPEGRVNIKEVLSEGQEVVVQVEKEERGNKGAALTTFISLAGRYLVLMPNNPRAGGISRRIEGEERNELREALNGLDAPGDMGLIVRTAGLGRSTEELQWDLDYLLQLWSAITEASGERKGPFLIYQESNVIIRAIRDYLRQDIGEVLIDSVEAQEEALSFIRQVMPQYASKIKLYQDSVPLFNRFQIESQIETAFQREVKLPSGGSIVIDPTEALVSIDINSARATKGGDIEETALQTNLEAAEEIARQLRLRDIGGLIVIDFIDMTPVKNQRAVEDRVREALEADRARVQIGRISRFGLLEMSRQRLRPSLRETSGIVCPRCNGQGIIRDVESLSLAILRLIEEEALKDRTAEVRAHVPIQVASFLLNEKRNSITKIELRTRVRIIILPDDHIETPHFEVQRLRDDNPELLNSQSSYEMANTEAEEVLPVSSTRTLVRQEAAVKVAPERAPAPTPVTAEVVAPAAAVPAKQVAEPNLFKGLVKSLVSLFAGKTEEQPMTDKAVTAPETTKSSDEQRRQDERRNGRQQNRRREGRRDDERKPREERQPRAERGERSERPVREERKPREERQPREDRQPREERASREERQPREERQPREERANREERQPREERQPREERASREERQPREERQPREERAVREERQPREERQPSEERLSAEERPAREERQPREERKPREERQPREERQPREERKAREERQAAASAEDLNEEEVLEGNDELEEGEERPRRRSRGQRRRSNRRERQRDANGNFIEGEEQSEAGSDSTVAPVAVALGTAVVVSESVTAIATQEEVRETRHQEQAPTADTPAVDASQETAAVQPASEAPAQPEILTPSVSQLQDERAPHQEVEIAAPAAEQTAPVAATAPIPAAPVAVEAVEPAAGRASNDPRERRRRERLEREAEAARAEQAEQEAQAPALGAIAETEETFATAAVGTVDPEPVVVEPEPTPVTETTPAVEAESAPIVVEQPAELAQSAVQEAAAPAAPATTEIATDETHKTDALKEDELAQSEFDRKREESRENHPR encoded by the coding sequence ATGAAAAGAATGCTCATCAATGCGACCCAGCCCGAGGAATTGCGGGTTGCCTTGGTCGACGGTCAACGCCTGTTCGACCTGGACATCGAGTCCGGCGCCCGCGAACAGAAGAAGGCCAACATCTATAAAGGCCGCATCACCCGCATCGAACCCAGCCTGGAAGCCGCCTTCGTCGACTTCGGCGCCGACCGCCACGGCTTCCTCCCGCTGAAGGAAATTTCCCGGGAGTACTTCAAGAAGAACCCGGAAGGTCGCGTCAACATCAAGGAAGTGCTCTCCGAAGGCCAGGAAGTAGTCGTCCAGGTCGAAAAGGAAGAGCGTGGCAACAAGGGCGCCGCCCTGACCACCTTCATCAGCCTCGCCGGCCGCTACCTGGTGCTGATGCCCAACAATCCCCGTGCCGGCGGCATCTCTCGCCGCATCGAGGGCGAAGAGCGCAACGAACTGCGTGAAGCCCTGAACGGTCTCGACGCTCCCGGCGACATGGGCCTGATCGTCCGCACCGCCGGCCTGGGTCGCAGCACCGAAGAACTGCAGTGGGACCTCGACTACCTGCTGCAACTCTGGTCCGCCATCACCGAAGCCTCCGGCGAGCGCAAGGGCCCCTTCCTGATCTATCAGGAAAGCAACGTCATCATCCGCGCCATCCGCGACTATCTGCGCCAGGACATCGGCGAGGTGCTGATCGACAGCGTCGAAGCCCAGGAAGAAGCCCTGAGCTTCATCCGCCAAGTGATGCCGCAGTACGCCAGCAAGATCAAGCTGTACCAGGACAGCGTCCCGCTGTTCAATCGCTTCCAGATCGAAAGCCAGATCGAGACCGCCTTCCAGCGCGAAGTAAAGCTGCCGTCGGGCGGCTCCATCGTCATCGACCCCACCGAAGCCCTGGTTTCCATCGACATCAACTCGGCGCGCGCCACCAAGGGCGGCGACATCGAGGAAACCGCCCTGCAGACCAACCTGGAAGCGGCCGAGGAAATCGCCCGCCAGCTGCGCCTGCGTGACATCGGCGGTCTGATCGTCATCGACTTCATCGACATGACCCCGGTGAAGAACCAGCGCGCCGTGGAAGACCGCGTCCGCGAGGCCCTGGAAGCCGACCGTGCCCGCGTTCAGATCGGCCGCATCTCGCGCTTCGGCCTGCTGGAAATGTCCCGTCAGCGCCTGCGTCCGTCGCTGCGTGAAACCAGCGGCATCGTCTGCCCGCGCTGCAACGGCCAGGGCATCATCCGCGACGTGGAATCCCTGTCGCTGGCCATCCTGCGCCTGATCGAAGAAGAAGCCCTCAAGGATCGCACCGCCGAGGTTCGTGCCCATGTGCCGATCCAGGTAGCGTCCTTCCTGCTCAACGAGAAGCGCAACAGCATCACCAAGATCGAGCTGCGCACCCGCGTCCGCATCATCATCCTGCCGGACGACCACATCGAGACCCCGCACTTCGAAGTGCAGCGCCTGCGTGACGACAATCCCGAGTTGCTCAACAGCCAGTCCAGCTACGAGATGGCCAACACCGAAGCCGAAGAGGTGCTGCCGGTCAGCTCCACCCGCACCCTGGTACGCCAGGAAGCGGCAGTGAAGGTAGCACCCGAGCGCGCCCCAGCCCCTACCCCGGTGACTGCCGAGGTCGTAGCTCCCGCCGCGGCGGTTCCCGCCAAGCAGGTAGCCGAGCCCAATCTGTTCAAGGGCCTGGTCAAGTCCCTGGTCAGCCTGTTCGCCGGCAAGACCGAAGAGCAGCCCATGACCGACAAGGCGGTGACTGCCCCGGAAACCACCAAGAGCAGCGACGAGCAGCGCCGTCAGGACGAGCGCCGTAACGGTCGCCAGCAGAATCGCCGCCGCGAAGGCCGTCGCGATGATGAGCGCAAGCCGCGCGAAGAGCGTCAGCCCCGCGCCGAACGAGGTGAGCGCAGCGAACGCCCGGTGCGTGAAGAGCGCAAGCCGCGTGAAGAGCGTCAACCTCGCGAAGACCGTCAACCGCGTGAAGAGCGCGCCTCCCGCGAAGAGCGTCAACCTCGCGAGGAGCGTCAGCCCCGTGAAGAGCGCGCCAATCGCGAAGAGCGCCAGCCGCGTGAGGAGCGTCAACCCCGCGAAGAGCGCGCCAGCCGCGAAGAGCGCCAGCCGCGCGAAGAGCGTCAACCCCGTGAGGAGCGCGCCGTTCGCGAAGAGCGTCAGCCTCGTGAAGAGCGTCAACCCAGCGAAGAACGCCTGAGCGCCGAAGAGCGTCCGGCTCGCGAGGAGCGTCAGCCGCGTGAGGAGCGCAAGCCCCGCGAAGAGCGTCAGCCGCGTGAAGAGCGTCAGCCGCGTGAAGAGCGCAAGGCCCGCGAAGAACGTCAGGCAGCTGCCAGCGCCGAAGACCTGAACGAAGAAGAAGTACTGGAAGGTAACGACGAGCTGGAAGAAGGCGAAGAGCGTCCGCGCCGCCGTTCCCGCGGTCAGCGCCGTCGCAGCAACCGCCGCGAGCGTCAGCGTGACGCCAATGGCAACTTCATCGAAGGCGAAGAGCAGAGCGAAGCGGGCAGCGATTCCACTGTCGCACCAGTAGCCGTCGCCCTGGGCACCGCCGTCGTGGTCAGCGAGAGCGTAACTGCCATCGCCACCCAGGAAGAGGTACGTGAAACTCGCCATCAGGAGCAGGCCCCCACCGCCGACACCCCTGCTGTCGACGCCTCCCAGGAAACTGCCGCAGTGCAACCCGCCAGCGAAGCTCCTGCCCAGCCGGAAATCCTCACGCCCAGCGTGAGCCAGCTGCAGGACGAGCGCGCGCCGCACCAGGAAGTCGAGATCGCTGCCCCGGCTGCCGAACAGACCGCTCCTGTTGCAGCGACAGCGCCGATCCCGGCAGCTCCGGTCGCAGTGGAAGCAGTAGAGCCGGCCGCCGGTCGCGCCTCCAACGACCCGCGCGAGCGTCGTCGCCGCGAGCGCCTGGAACGTGAAGCCGAGGCAGCACGCGCCGAGCAGGCCGAGCAGGAAGCTCAGGCACCCGCCCTGGGCGCCATCGCCGAAACCGAGGAAACCTTCGCGACCGCAGCGGTTGGCACTGTCGATCCGGAGCCGGTAGTCGTCGAGCCCGAGCCCACCCCGGTAACGGAGACAACCCCTGCCGTCGAAGCGGAATCGGCTCCCATCGTGGTGGAACAACCCGCCGAGCTCGCACAGAGCGCTGTGCAGGAAGCAGCAGCCCCTGCCGCTCCTGCCACCACGGAAATCGCAACCGACGAGACCCACAAGACCGACGCACTGAAGGAGGACGAGCTCGCTCAGTCCGAGTTCGACCGCAAGCGTGAAGAGTCGCGGGAAAACCATCCCCGCTGA